Proteins co-encoded in one Arachis hypogaea cultivar Tifrunner chromosome 13, arahy.Tifrunner.gnm2.J5K5, whole genome shotgun sequence genomic window:
- the LOC112734914 gene encoding uncharacterized protein, whose product MPLYAKFLKELMTWKRNWGEKETIVLTEERSAIIQKKLPQKMKNPGSFQIPCIIGDINIEKALYDLGASINLMSLAMMKRMRIEEAKPTRMALQLADRTFKFSHGVVEDLLVKVGEFISLADFIVLDMEEEANTSIILGRPFLAIVGAIIDVQKGELVLRLHEEKIVFNVFKAMSYPKESIGECMMVDTMEKIVQGVLEEEQCEEAMELEQQASGGELPQETMDDSIMLNHTSNKEVEAPKLELKTLPPNLKYAYLGDNNIYPVIINSSLSEGQEEELIHVLKQHKDAIGWTLADLKRN is encoded by the coding sequence atgccactctatgccaagttcttgaaggagctcatgacaTGGAAAAGAAACTGGGGAGAGAAGGAAACCATAGTGCTCACAGAGGAacgtagtgccatcatacaaaagaagcttccCCAAAAGATGAAAAatcctgggagcttccaaatCCCTTGCATAATAGGGGATATCAACATTGAGAAAGCATTATATGATctgggagctagcatcaacctcatgtcTTTGGCTATGATGAAAAGAATGAGGATAGAagaggccaaaccaacaagaatggcacttcaATTGGCTGATAGAACATTCAAGTTTTCTCATGGGGTAGTGgaagatttgttggtgaaagtaggAGAGTTCATCTCTCTAGCTGATTTTATTGTactagatatggaggaagaggcTAACACatctatcatcctaggaaggccattcctagctattGTTGGAGCTataattgatgttcaaaaaggagagctagtcttgagattgcatgaagaGAAGATAGTCTTCAATGTCTTTAAAGCAATGAGTTATCCCAAGGAGTCCATAGGTGAATGCATGATGGTGGACACAATGGAAAAGATAGTTCAAGGAGtgttggaagaagaacaatgtgaagaaGCTATGGAGCTAGAGCAACAAGCATCAGGTGGAGAATTACCACAAGAAACCATGGATGATTCAATCATGTTGAACCACACTAGCAACAAAGAAGTGGAAGCACCGAAACTAGAGTTGAAGACCCTACCTCCAAACTTGAAGTATGCTTACTTGGGTGACAACAACATATACCCAGTAATCATCAATTCAAGCTTGAGTGAGGgacaagaagaggagcttatccaTGTGCTAAAGCAACACAAAGATGCTATAGGatggacacttgcagatttaaaaagaaattag